From the genome of bacterium, one region includes:
- the lepB gene encoding signal peptidase I yields the protein MRESSQGQDSTTAKGTSAWRETVSFIKTILLLLALALLIRGTLIEAFKIPSGSMIPTLRIGDHILVSKLSYGLRVPFVDKILFQYAKPERGDIVVFTRVDEPHTEENESKDNIIKRVIGIPGDEIQVIRNKLFVNQELQKESYARWENGGDPIGNFGPAVVPDGHVLVLGDNRDQSRDSRFWADPFLPQERLKGKAMIVYWSWDNFERIGTRLK from the coding sequence ATGCGAGAGAGCTCGCAAGGACAGGATTCGACGACTGCCAAAGGAACAAGCGCCTGGAGAGAGACTGTCTCGTTCATCAAGACGATTCTCTTACTACTAGCACTTGCACTCCTCATACGCGGAACACTCATTGAAGCATTTAAAATCCCATCGGGTTCTATGATTCCAACACTTCGTATTGGAGATCATATTCTCGTCAGCAAACTCAGCTATGGATTGCGAGTTCCCTTCGTTGATAAAATTCTCTTTCAATATGCAAAACCCGAAAGAGGGGATATTGTTGTTTTCACCAGGGTCGATGAGCCGCACACAGAGGAGAATGAATCTAAGGATAATATAATCAAGAGAGTAATCGGCATTCCAGGAGATGAAATTCAAGTCATAAGAAATAAATTGTTCGTGAATCAGGAGTTGCAGAAAGAGTCATATGCGCGTTGGGAAAATGGAGGTGATCCGATAGGTAATTTCGGTCCAGCCGTAGTTCCTGATGGACATGTTCTCGTCCTTGGAGACAATCGCGATCAGTCCCGAGACTCTCGATTCTGGGCAGACCCGTTCTTACCTCAAGAACGCTTGAAGGGAAAGGCTATGATAGTCTATTGGTCTTGGGATAACTTTGAGCGGATCGGAACTCGATTGAAATGA